A single Parabacteroides timonensis DNA region contains:
- a CDS encoding PDDEXK family nuclease produces the protein MTEQTYSPLSALIRKHTGEEVVAEYRFYPSRDWRFDFAIPSRRVAIEVEGGAFNGGRHIRPEGYLRDMEKYNEAAVCGWCVIRVLPAELLTFKTVRLVIRAVLFQLTVDK, from the coding sequence ATGACGGAGCAGACCTATTCGCCGCTTAGTGCGCTAATCCGTAAGCACACGGGCGAAGAAGTGGTGGCGGAATACCGTTTCTATCCTTCGCGGGACTGGCGGTTCGACTTCGCCATCCCTTCCCGTCGTGTGGCTATCGAGGTGGAGGGCGGTGCCTTCAACGGCGGCCGCCATATCCGTCCCGAAGGTTACCTGCGCGACATGGAGAAATATAATGAAGCGGCAGTCTGCGGCTGGTGCGTGATACGTGTATTGCCGGCGGAATTGCTGACGTTTAAAACGGTGCGACTCGTTATTCGAGCGGTGCTTTTTCAGTTGACAGTTGACAAGTGA